One genomic window of Hippocampus zosterae strain Florida chromosome 12, ASM2543408v3, whole genome shotgun sequence includes the following:
- the atf2 gene encoding cyclic AMP-dependent transcription factor ATF-2 has protein sequence MSDDKPFQCTAPGCGQRFTNEDHLAVHKHKHEMTLKFGPARTDSVIIADQTPTPTRFLKNCEEVGLFNELTSPFDHDFKKGAEDDLKKLPLDLSPLATPVVRNKIEETPALEDHRGSPLPHPESTTDDDKDLCLQPASLPTSTIVHPASLQVPNVLLATSEANVVLQQALPSPTSSSVITQVPSTSRPIVPVSGTFPVLLQLPNGQTMPVAIPAAITSSSVHIPTAIPLVRPVTVVPNVPGIPGPPSPQPPPAQSEAKLPIGSPSQQLPPLINGDSGEVQSSTITHTATPASPASVPIPTPSTSLGLAPTNPPPTGEELSTHSLQQPATSTTETPASPAPPASNPPSTGGRRRRTTSDDPDEKRRKFLERNRAAASRCRQKRKVWVQSLEKKADDLNSVNGQLQSEVTLLRSEVAQLKQLLLAHKDCPVTAMQKKSGYHIADKDGSCEEMSLPGSPQSEAIQHSSISTSNGVSSSSSSAPAPSNQSTDDNQPLSGAANSLPSGS, from the exons ATGAGTGATGATAAACCTTTCCAATGTACTGCTCCTGGGTGCGGACAG AGATTTACAAATGAAGACCATTTGGCTGTCCACAAGCACAAACATGAGATGACCCTCAAATTTGGTCCAGCCAGGACCGACAGTGTCATAATTGCTG ACCAAACACCCACACCAACCCGCTTTTTGAAGAACTGTGAGGAGGTGGGGCTCTTCAATGAACTCACAAGCCCCTTCGATCACGACTTCAAAAAGGGGGCTGAAGATGATCTTAAAAAG TTACCGCTGGATTTGTCACCGCTCGCCACCCCTGTCGTACGCAACAAAATTGAAGAAACCCCCGCCCTCGAGGACCATCGAGGCAGCCCTCTGCCTCACCCGGAATCTACAACCGATGACGACAAG GACTTATGTTTGCAGCCCGCCTCGCTGCCAACATCCACTATAGTCCATCCTGCATCCCTCCAAGTTCCCAATGTACTCCTAGCAACCTCAGAGGCTAATGTTGTTTTACAGCAAGCGCTCCCATCGCCAACATCTAGCTCTGTTATTACCCAGGTCCCATCCACTAGTAGGCCGATAGT GCCAGTGTCTGGCACCTTTCCAGTGCTCTTACAACTGCCTAACGGCCAGACCATGCCAGTTGCCATTCCGGCGGCCATTACCAGTTCCAGTGTACATATTCCCACTGCGATCCCA CTTGTCAGACCTGTCACCGTAGTGCCTAACGTCCCCGGCATCCCCGGACCCCCCTCGCCACAACCGCCGCCCGCCCAGTCAGAGGCAAAGCTG CCAATAGGCTCACCGAGCCAGCAGCTTCCTCCACTCATCAACGGCGACAGCGGCGAAGTCCAGAGCAGCACCATAACGCACACTGCTACTCCTGCTTCTCCGGCCTCCGTCCCCATTCCGACTCCATCCACATCCCTCGGTCTGGCCCCCACCAACCCGCCACCCACCGGTGAAGAACTCTCCACACATTCCCTTCAGCAACCAGCCACCTCCACCACGGAGACACCC GCTTCCCCGGCGCCCCCCGCGTCCAACCCTCCGAGCACCGGCGGCCGGCGGCGCAGAACCACGAGCGACGACCCAGATGAGAAGCGGCGCAAGTTCCTGGAGCGCAACAGGGCCGCGGCCTCGCGCTGCAGACAGAAAAGGAAAGTGTGGGTGCAGTCCTTGGAGAAGAAGGCCGACGACCTCAACTCCGTAAACGGACAACTTCAG AGTGAAGTCACCCTGCTGAGAAGCGAAGTGGCTCAGCTGAAGCAGCTCCTCTTGGCTCATAAAGATTGTCCTGTGACGGCCATGCAGAAGAAGTCCGGCTATCACA TCGCAGACAAAGACGGGAGCTGCGAGGAGATGTCGCTCCCCGGCAGCCCTCAGAGCGAGGCCATCCAGCACAGCTCCATCAGCACCTCCAACGGGGTCagttcctcctcgtcctcggcGCCCGCCCCGTCCAACCAGAGCACAGACGACAACCAGCCACTGAGCGGCGCCGCCAACTCTCTGCCTTCGGGGAGCTGA